The Lewinella sp. 4G2 nucleotide sequence CCTTACTACCACTACGGATGCGGAGGGAGTACTCTCGGTCGTGGACTGGTCCATCCGCGCCGCCACGACGGATCCGTACCCACCCTTGTGGAGGGCCCGGCTGAAATCCGCCCCCCACCTGCCGGGGGAGGAGCTCTGGCGCCTCCACGCGGACCTGGGGAAATGGATCGGCCGGCGAGCGGCGGACTTTCTCCAGCAGCACCCGGAACTGAATCCCACGCTGATCGGGAGCCACGGCCACACTATTTTCCACGATCCCGAACGGGGCTTCACCACCCAAATTGGCAACGGTGCTTTCATCGCTACGGTGACGGGGCTTACGACGGTCACTGAATTCCGTAGTTCCGACGTAGCGGCCGGCGGGCAGGGCGCGCCCCTCGCCCCCGTGGCGGATAAGTACCTCTTCCCCGAACACGGTGCCTTCCTCAACCTGGGGGGCATCGCCAACCTGAGTGTCAGGCAAACGGATGGCCGGTATCTAGCGGGAGACATTACCGGTTGTTGCCAGATACTGGACCGGCTGGCCAACCTCGCCGGCCTTCCCTACGACGCCGGCGGGCGTCTCGCCGCGAGTGGACAGTTCAACGCTGACTTGGCGGACCGTATTGGCGGGCTCCCCTTTCACCGGGGGCCCTATCCCAAATCACTGGGTAACGGCTGGGTGAGGGATACGCTTTGGCCCCTCCTCGCCACGAGCGATTTACCGGTGGCCGACCGGCTGAGCACCTTCACTAAATGGCTCGCCGTGAAGATTGGTACGGACGTCCTTTCCGTACTTCCCAACTCAGAAATAAAGAAAGATCCTGCTTCAGTAACGGAATGCCTCGTCACCGGTGGCGGCGCCCGGAATGCCTACCTCCTCCAACAACTGAATCGAATTGGGAAGGAGGATGGGGTATGCTTTACCGTCCCGCCACCAACGGTAGCGGACTTTAAGGAGGCGGCGCTGATGGCCCTCACCGCCCTGCTCCGGGTGGCCGGCCAACCCAACTCGCTGGCTACCGCTACGGGTGCCCGTTTCCCCACCATTAATGGAGCGGTATATTTGCCCCCGCCCAAGCATTAACCCGCGGCTGGCTTCCCCGCTTGGAGGAAGGCCGCATAGAGTATCGCCCCCTGTCCAAATTAGTCTTTAAGCTCTTCCATTTCATGAGCCGGTGGATGATCCGCCTCTACTATCCCGGAATGGAAGTGGAAGGGCGGGAACACGCCAA carries:
- a CDS encoding anhydro-N-acetylmuramic acid kinase — protein: MTTTTHQILGIMSGSSLDGLDLAICDLTTTTDAEGVLSVVDWSIRAATTDPYPPLWRARLKSAPHLPGEELWRLHADLGKWIGRRAADFLQQHPELNPTLIGSHGHTIFHDPERGFTTQIGNGAFIATVTGLTTVTEFRSSDVAAGGQGAPLAPVADKYLFPEHGAFLNLGGIANLSVRQTDGRYLAGDITGCCQILDRLANLAGLPYDAGGRLAASGQFNADLADRIGGLPFHRGPYPKSLGNGWVRDTLWPLLATSDLPVADRLSTFTKWLAVKIGTDVLSVLPNSEIKKDPASVTECLVTGGGARNAYLLQQLNRIGKEDGVCFTVPPPTVADFKEAALMALTALLRVAGQPNSLATATGARFPTINGAVYLPPPKH